The sequence below is a genomic window from Leptolyngbya sp. SIO1E4.
AACGTCAAAATAGGTTCCACATGGCCAATTACGGCGTTGCCCCAGGCGGGAATTCCTAAGGGGGCGATGTGGTCTTGCCAGACCTCTTCTAAGGTCAGCGTTCCATACCCGCTGCCAGAGGGGCCGCAGCGGGTACATTGACCGAAGATAAACCCGGCTAGCTGGTCGAGGATTCCCGCCAGCTTGAGCTGAGTCAGCATGCGATCAATGCGGTAGATCGGTTCCCCCACGTCTTCGACAAATAGGATGGCACCATTCAGGTCGGGCAGATAGGGCGATCCAACAATGCCGGATAGCACAGACAGGTTGCCCCCGTAGAGACGACCCTGGGCCTGGCCGGGGGTAATCGTATGGACGCGAAACTTGACCTGCATGAGGCGATCGCTATCCTCCGCTGCCGGGACATTCTCAAAGGTCAGGGCTTGCCCTTCGAACAAGACCTGTCGGAAGGGGTCGGTTTGGTCGGGTCGCCAGGCGGTGAGGCCGTTGGGGCCGTGAAAGGTGATGAGGCCGGTTTGGGCGGTGATGCCCAGCAGCAGGGCGGTGAGGTCACTAAAGCCCACAATGATTTTAGGGTTTTGACGAATCAGGTCGTAGTCGAGGTAGGGCAAGATGCGGGCGCTGCCCCAGTCACCGCGAATCGGCAAGAGGGCGGCAATGCTGGGGTCACCAAAGAATTGGTTGATGTCGGCAGCCCGGTCGCGATCGCGCCCAGCCAGGTAGCCGTAGCGGTCTAACACGTGGGCAGCTGGGCGGGGCACCAGCCCTAAGCCCCGCACCGCATCCATCACAATGTCGAGGTCTTCTGGGCGGAAGGTGGCCCCCGCCGGGCTGATGATGCCGACGGTGTCTCCAGCCTTCAGGCCAGGGGGTTTAATCAGAGGAGATGACTGAGCCTGGGTGCGTTGAGCTGTTGCCAGTGGGGTGAGGGCCGCGATCGCCCCCAGCCCTTTCATTACCTGTCGTCGCGCTAATTTGTGTCCTGGCATGATGGTTGCCTGCCTCCCCAGAGCTGATTTATTGTAGGGGACGCGCTGCATTACAACCGCCCCAATAACCTGAGACAGCCACGGCTGAAAGCGTCTAATAAGTTAATAAGTGGCCTGGAGGCGGCTGAGCAAATAGTCTCTCGCATTCACTGGCGGATATTTGGGTGGCGTCGCCTCGCTCTGGCAGGTGGGCAGGCAAACAATGTTGGTGTCGGCATCGGGTTCACAGAAAAAGGCGATGGAGTAACGCGCTTGCTGCCCCTGGGGCAACCCAACTCGGTGCTGGGTTGAGCGAAACACGTCATTGCTCCAGCGCTGGGTCAGATCGCCCGTGTTGACCACAATCGTGCCGGGGATTGCTGGGGCAGCTACCCACTGACCCTGGGTATTCAGCACTTCTAGCCCCCCGACGCTGTCTTGAAACAGCAGGGTCAGGGTGCCATAGTCGGAATGGGCGCCCGCCCGCAGCTGCCCAGGTTTGGGTAGGGCAGCGAGGGGCGGATAGTGGAGGAGCCGCAGGGTATATTCGCGGGTCTGATGTCGCTCAACCAAATAGTCTGCAGGCATGGAGAGGGCGATCGCAAAGGCCCGAAATAGCCGCTCTGCTGCCATGGCGCACTGGTCAAAAAACTCGCTGACGGTCTGCCGAAATACCGCGTCATTGGGGGGCCAGCGGTTGGCCGCGATCGCCGCATCACCAGCAGCGACCTCTGCAGGAACTTCTTTACCCACGTTGAAGGCTTCTTTGAGATCCCCCGGCTGGGTTTCATCCAGCCGTTCTCGCTCGATTCCCACATAGCCCCGATTGCTCTCTTCATTCACCCAGGCAACCTGCTGCTTTTCTGCCAGCGATCGGGCAAAAAAGGCATGCGACTGCTCGAAGGTGCGATCGACAGCGGCTAGAGGAATGCCGTGATTCTTCAGGTACA
It includes:
- a CDS encoding LD-carboxypeptidase, which codes for MPGHKLARRQVMKGLGAIAALTPLATAQRTQAQSSPLIKPPGLKAGDTVGIISPAGATFRPEDLDIVMDAVRGLGLVPRPAAHVLDRYGYLAGRDRDRAADINQFFGDPSIAALLPIRGDWGSARILPYLDYDLIRQNPKIIVGFSDLTALLLGITAQTGLITFHGPNGLTAWRPDQTDPFRQVLFEGQALTFENVPAAEDSDRLMQVKFRVHTITPGQAQGRLYGGNLSVLSGIVGSPYLPDLNGAILFVEDVGEPIYRIDRMLTQLKLAGILDQLAGFIFGQCTRCGPSGSGYGTLTLEEVWQDHIAPLGIPAWGNAVIGHVEPILTLPLGAEVEIDAEAGRLTMISSAIA
- a CDS encoding isopenicillin N synthase family oxygenase; translation: MIIPLIDFAPFLTDDPEGQQHVAQALFRACHEVGFLYLKNHGIPLAAVDRTFEQSHAFFARSLAEKQQVAWVNEESNRGYVGIERERLDETQPGDLKEAFNVGKEVPAEVAAGDAAIAANRWPPNDAVFRQTVSEFFDQCAMAAERLFRAFAIALSMPADYLVERHQTREYTLRLLHYPPLAALPKPGQLRAGAHSDYGTLTLLFQDSVGGLEVLNTQGQWVAAPAIPGTIVVNTGDLTQRWSNDVFRSTQHRVGLPQGQQARYSIAFFCEPDADTNIVCLPTCQSEATPPKYPPVNARDYLLSRLQATY